The following nucleotide sequence is from Pseudochaenichthys georgianus chromosome 17, fPseGeo1.2, whole genome shotgun sequence.
GACAAAATATTGAAATTATCAACGCTGCTTCTTAAGATTATTTGGATGTGATGTCTTCTTACAGTAAAAAGGCCTGGAGCAATGGGAGATTAATCTCCGGGTCGCTGCCAGTACACTGCAGTGTGTGAATTACAGAGTGCGGAGAGTCCTTCAGGGCGGGATGGATGAATGATACTGTTCTCTGTGCAGACTCAGATATTACCGAATGAACAGAGGTCACAGGGTTTGTTCTGCTTTAACTTTTAATACAGTGGCATCTAGATGTCAAAAAAAGTCATGTAAAAGCTCATACTATACTATAATGTATACGAGGGTTGTACATTTctggatcagaatcagaataaaaGTCTATTCTTATTTTAAGAGACAAAATTGTTCGTAATTGTTCCTCAAATGAGTTCAAAAGAATTCAGCACACGTCTTTGTGTGTAGAACTACTGTCTCAATATCTAGATGCTTCTGTAGGAAACAACATATACAAAAATCATCTTTTGGACATTTTGAATCGATTCAGGATCTTAAAAAATGTCAATCTCAATTCTCATATTCATGAATTTGCCCTAACCCATGATATATACAgcatattgttgttgttgttgttgttgttgttgttgatggcaCACTTTGTCATTTACATTGCCAAAACATCCTCCAATGTGACATCGACTCAGCAACACAGATACATTGTCCACAAATGGACACAAATATAAGATGAGAATTGACGATCCTTCCTACTCTATATGCACTGCAACCCAAACACGCTTTGTATTAGGTTGCCTTCACCTGAACCACACTCTCAGTATTCAATCACCCGTGTCCACACAGGAAGCTGATCCTCCAGTCACCTCTGAGGTGTGTCACGGTGACTTAAAGACCATTCAGGGACAACATGTAAGACCTCCGATGCCTGTACGATGCTTCTGATTGGTTGCATCGAATGTATCTGCTTTTGATTGACCTCTGGTCCCGCTAGTGACCTTTaccttttaaatgccattttaaagTGTGTATTTTAAAGTTTGTAAACGGTTGATCAGGCTGCCTTGTTTGTTTTCCATGGCTCCTCATGTTTGGATAAGGAAGCTTCTCTGACAAAACTCACCTCtacaatctggcttttaatgtgtgattgtttttgtattattttactttaactatatattttttgttgttcctttattttattttctcttcactatatctgtaaagcgtctttgagcacctgtaaaagcgctaacaaattaaatctattattattattgctcaTTGCAGAGCAAGCATGGGATTATTTGAATGCAATCTGAATGCAATTTCCACTAAAAACATCAATGCGTATCCAGATGAAAAGCATGTAAGGGGTCGATGCATAGACATTGTATTGCAACTAAAATAATTGACAGTAATCTGGGGCAGAGTTGGAGCATCTTAAGTCGACTTGACGTGAGCTACTTCATGCTGTAATGTACTGTTTCCGTGCCCTCCATTATGTAAATCAAAAGAAAAGTTGGTTAACAATCAAATATTAACACGAAAAAAAGCAAATGTTACCATTGAATGACACAGCGTTCAAGCTAGTGAATGTCAGATGTAAACTGGAGGGTAAATGCTTTGTATGTTTTGAATTTTACGATTCAGTGAGTGTTCAAATCTGTGCTTCCTGCTGCCATTTGTGAAGGACAGAGTTGCTGTACAACTACTCAAAATGTTTGCCTAATTGTTTTTTGAATTGCTGCTGTCCTCCCTCTCGTCCATCCATCAGTTTATTTTCTACCTTTTTCATTCCACTTCATCCCCACCTTATGTAACATCCCCACATCCCTGAATACATCTAAAAATTCCTTGATTTACCGCCATATCTCTTCTCCATATCAATCCCTTTCCTTAGTCATTCTATCCATCTCATATATCGACTTGTTTCCCGTtctttctgcagctgaaaaccGGAAGTGAGATCAAACTGGAGCCTCTGTCTGCGTCTCTACTTCGCTCCGGGCAGCCGTCGCCTCCCAAGCCTCCGTCGCCACAGTAACCGGCACGCGGAGACAACGACGACAACCTCCGTCCAGGGAAGTCCACGGCAGGTCCCTTTACATCCCTGCCCAACAACAGGCGACCTGCAACACCAGCAGCCACCAGGAGAGGGCGTTGAGGTATTTCTCCATGACCCAGAGCGGGGGACCCCGGCCACCCCGAGCCCGATTTCAACGCCTCCCCTCTcccccctgagagcccggcaGAGAGTGGGGGGCTCCTCTGGCTCCCTCATCCTCTGTCAGTCACAGGGAGgcgctggaggaggaggaggaggtcagGGGGAGACAGCAgggaggaggagccagagaagaCGGCAGCGTAAAGGGAAAGCAGGACACCGGGCAGCATCCCCAGCCTCGCTCTTCAGACTCCTCTTTGTGGAGGGCAGAGTCAGAGCCCCTGCCCAGCCGGAGAGCCGCAGACAGAGGACACTCCCAGGAGAGCAGGGAGAGAGCGGAGGGGGGAggacgaggaagaggagggtaCCTGAGAGAggcagctcacagctcctccacACAGGAGCAGGAGAGGAGCGGCGGCCGGAGCCAGCCAGGCATCTCAGGTAGGAGACAGAAGGAAAAAGAGATggagacgggggggggggggggagattatTAAAGAGATGTGAAAAGCAAGGATGTGTGAAAAAGAGTGGACATAAAGGAACAAGAGAAAGGGAGTGACACAGTGTCTAGGGACGGGGGTGTTCTCATTATCCTCATTGTCTCACGCAGCATGCTCCCACGCATCACCGCTTTCTGccggctgcacacacacacttgtcccAGCTGGGGGTGTTTGATTTGGCCGATAGAGAGACATTTGAGGCTGCATCTAATTAGCATATTTGTCCATGCATTTGCCTCGTGGCTGTCTTTGTCTAGAAAGAAGAAgccccctttttttttctcctgaCGCCAGAGATGGTTTAAATCAAACGGTGTGTGCTCACTGTCACGGCCTAGACGAGGGGCTGTGGTCCCCGATGTGCAGCATATTACAGTGTGATGGGCCCGACCTGGTTTTATGAGCTGATGCAGAATGGGTCCAGGGGGTGGTCTTTCTTTCCCATGCGTGCACACAAACAGTGCACACAAATTGAAAGCACTCAGTGAGAGAGTGCAGAACAATTGGCCGGCACTTACTTGAAGCAGGTAGAGGACAGGGAGGACACAATGGACGCCTTGTCTGCGTGTTGTTTAGTGCTGCATGGGTAGATCTTCACTACAGTTGATTCATTAGGATcatgaggctgaaggagttgCATGGACTTATACTAATTCCCTGCAGACATACCACTCCACGCCCAACGCTGACCCTCACCCTGACCTTAACACAAGTCTTTATCAGTATTTATGTTATGTGTAAAGCAACATCAGACTTGACTTAAACTGCTTTAAGAACTTTTGAAAGACTAAATGTAACAAAAAGATTAATAGATTTACTGAATATTCATTCGTTATAAAAAAATCTAGTATTTTCAACTTTGTAAATGTTGCAAGAGGATAATTCCACCATAGAATAAAGCAGTTTAACTTCATAAACTGAGCCTAAAATCACAACTAATTTATCACAAGTAGCCATAAATATTCTTGGCGAAGCAGTCAATATCTGCTATCAGTATGGGAACATGTGCATCCCTCATTGGGAACATCGCTTTTGCTCCTAATGTGTTAAAAGCGCCACACATGTGACTATGCACACATTTGTGTCAGGGACGAGTCCTGATAAAACACGTCGTGGTTACCAACAAAAAATGCAACAAACATTCCCATTTTAATGGCAATACTGTTATTTAGAGATTACGAGAATAGCCATAAACCACCAAGGATGTTTGTTGCATCTCTCACGACTTGAATTCCGCTTATAAtagtaaataataaataatagatGTTTGAGCATCCTCGCTTGTGCTAACTGACTAACTAAAGGTGACACATAGTTGTGTGAAACATTATCGAAGTGAGTTTCATCTTGCTGAAAATAGTATACTGTTATGTTCAGTTGCACACCCACACAGGGCTCTTCACTTTGAATGGTATTCGTATCAGTACTTTGGTTTATGAGTATAAGCATGGGATCACTTGCATGTCAGAGATTGGCCCTTCAGTCGATCAATTTTTAATACTAAAACCCACCGAATTGTCCCAGTGGCTTGCTAATAAGAGTTTGAATTTTAAATAACTTGTGAGGGCATCAGAGCCATTAAAAACCCTGGTTTCCTCATGAGACATCCATTGAAGCACTTATCGTCAAATTAAGAAAGTAAAGAATGAGCGAAAGGAATATTAATAGTGTCATTATTAGCACATTAATCATTTGTTACCTTAGAAGTTCACTCGTTGCTttttctttcagatttgtccgaTCATCCCGCTCCCCTGAAGCCACTGATCGCTAAAGTCTCATCCAGGGCAGTGTCTCACGTCTCAAGCAGCCAGCAGCAACCCAGCCTCCAGCTCTTCTTAAAACCTTCACGCAGCAGCCTCCTCCAACACCCCCCAAACCTGTGGTCCCCATCCAGTCGCAGCCCCCACCAACGCTCCCCAAGCCATCACTCAGTCCCCCCAGCCCAAACCTCCAGGATTCGTCCAGCCTCTCCCAAGCCTTACGCTCAGGACAGCCACCAAGCCCCAGGTGCCTCCTCAGACGCCCCCCAAACCCCAGTCCTTCCCCCAGGCGCTGGTCAAGTCCCAGTCCCCCCCCCCTGGACAACGCGAGGACTTTGACGGGCTCTCAGCGACTACTCTGGAGATCTGCTGTCCCCCACAGAGTCTGGAGAGCTGCTTTCTGAAAGCATGTCCGCCAAAACAGATGTCCATCAGGGagaggtgagtggaaatgatggatgatggatgttaAAAAATACAGTGCTGGTCAGTTGAGTTGCCAGATCGGTCGAAAACACTGATCCAACAGCATTTCGGAATTATAGCATTCTTTTCTAACACTGTTTCAAAGAGTCAACGTTTTATGTCATGTGCACGAAGCTACCGTGTGTGGAAATGGCAATGAacttcttctgacctgagctcctccaacaaagcAACATCTGTAATAAAATACAAACTAACAAGTTGTGCAAAAAGTCTCTATACATGTCAATAGAATACGGGAtgtgtacaagaacagaatataaCATTAAATAATGTATATTAAGACTAAATTACATGCCTTGCAAAACAGGGCTAATTTcgttttattttatcttattGGATTTGAACAGTGAATTTCTGCTCATGTTTTTCACCTTTCCATTCACTGGGTCGCAGAGCAGTGCTGGGGCTAGGGATATTAAGAGGAAACGGGATGATTTTGGTGATTAGAAGCTGAATATAATGATGCAATAGTAGGCTGGAGGCTATTTTTACCTTATCCAGTCTAAATGAGGCTCTGTCTGCCTCTGTGCTGCATTTCCCTCCCTGTCCAAAATGTACTGATTTGAAACAACAGTAGCTCTTATGAAGGCAACCGGTCCCTAGTACTTACCTTTTAGCATTTTAAGATTACATCTGTGTGAAGACACTCATTTAGTCTTAGTGGAAGGTCTATCTGTCTCAAAGAAATGGCTGGTATACATCCATTTTAGTAGTCATATATATATTAGGAGAGGACATATTAGGAGACATAAAAGAGATAtatctgatgttcagctgttgtTCAAGATACAGACATAGAGAGACATGATAGGAGAAACAAACAAGACGATTACTTCAGTAACAACTTCACACATGGGATCCGTGGTCAGGAGTACAACCTAATACTTTCCTGTTGGGATAACAAGGACTCTCAGTCAGCTGCACATTTCCAAAGAAGAACAGGGTTTTCAAAATCAAGGTCaatccctaaccctaatccctaaccctaatcccaatctctaaccctaaccctaaggtGCTTCTTAAAACCTAATGCGTAGCAAAGCTGCTGGAACAAATGAACCCTGATTCCAGTCACAGCTCGGCGCTTTACGAGATGTTAGCAGAGATCAGACACTGAACTGCAGCATGATTACTGAGCAGCGCTTGACAGAATCAGGCGTCCTTGCAGTATGTAGGTTTGATTCTTACAATCTTAGAGGTGAGGGAGATTCATTTTTAGCAACAATGTGTTCCTCCGCCCATGCAGCTGTGTGGACTGGAGGAGACATCCTCTGGGGTTCCTCCTAATGCCCTCATTCCTGCCCTGTCCACACTCAGGCGGCGGAGAGGTTGACACACTTTCCTTCTACCCCTCAGCCGTGCGTTATCAGCGCCCACTCTGGAGTCTGTTTCTTATAGCAATCCTTCAAATCTGACCTATCTTTCACTCTGAATGATTCTGTTCCTTACTTTCAGGCAAATAATGGAATTGCATTTCAGTAATTGTTCACTTATTTTTGTTATCTATCCCTAGAATGAACTCCCATAGTAATGCTGAGAAAAAGCTTGTCCTGTTCTCATACGTGTTAGTGGATGCACGATGCTCCCTGATGTCGAATTTGAAATGTTAAAGATGTTGGCCACCTGCCGAAAGAACTCACAATTGTTTTGTGTTACTGAGCTGGATATGTAAGACTACGGCTGACATCACTAAGTTATACCCGCGCTTCTATTAGCTAGCGCTCCGACACATTGTacctgataggctaagggggtgggacatctctaagaggttgaccaatcagaacagagccggccagctaaccaatcagagcagactgggctctggtttcagacagagggtgaaaagaggtgctgcagcacagacagtagaacaataaagagcttttgagCATTAAAGCTGAGACATGTCCCATAGAGACAtacaaataagataagataatacacatgttgatggTTTCAGAGTGGCACTGCTGAAGAAGAGTGGTGAAGATGACTGGAGGAACAGGATCAACAAGAAGCAGGAAGTGGTTCAAGTGGCGACCACCGAGCAGCAGACTCAGCTGTGGGAGTCGGAGCAGACGAGCGAGAGGAAGGTCAGTCTGATCATCAATTACTCAAATCACTTTCATTGGAATGAACATTTGAAGAGTTGCAAGCTTATGTTGCTTGTTCTATTGTAAAACGGTGTGAGGGGGAGAACCCTGAAATCTCTGCAGTAAAGATGTTTACATGTTATAATAACCAGTAGGAATGAGTTGGAAATGTTGTATTGacctttttgtatttattaaataatatagcgcttttctaggTTCTCTTAAAACAGTTGAACCTCtggctttatttatttatttgataggCACATTGTTCGTAAAATCAGTATAAAATGCATAACATAAAAATGCTACAGTTAGCTAAAATGCTAATTCTACACCCATAGTTCATAGGCAGGTAACAAAAACCAATAGTCACAATATACAAGTACAAATATACAATCTAACACgagtaaaaaagacaaaatgcttTGGACCAAAGGTCAAGTTAAAGTGATCAGTGCTGGTTGAACAGCTTTAGCCACATTTCACTGCCCATCCCTCTTGGTTGCCATGGCACCTCCTGTCAATACTCTGTTAGCTAAGTGCTGCTTTCATTTCCTCCTTTGGTCCATCTGTTGTTTGAGCCCAGCGGTCCAGATCAGAGCAGCATCCAGTCCCTATAGGCTGTAAACCAGGAAGCATATGGGACTGTCTGCCTGTGTAGAATCAGCAGTCTGGGGGAAAGATTCTCCTTTCTTTGAACAGATTAGGCTCCAGGCTACGTTTATTTTATCATCACGTCGCTATTATCTTACAAACAGAAGAGAAGATTTAGTTATTAGCTGATTTCCATCTGTCAGGTACACACATAACAATCAACAAACACTTCACACTTTACTTAACACCAAGAGTTATACACATCAAGATATAAAGACCAGAGTATTTATCAGTAACTATAGTATTCATTTTAACTCAAACTGAAGTAAGTACTGTTGACATGACCGGTTGCTAAATATCCATTGTTTTTGCACTTTTTGGAGAAAAATAAAAGTCTGAACTCTCAGCTGGAAGCAAATTCCAATTCTTAATTAATGGTAGCGTACAAAAGTAaatgctgtttttaaaagattattTGACAGAAAGAAAATGCTTTTAAAAGTGTATTTATGTGCAACTCCATATAAGAGCTTCAGGACTGACTGTTTGTCCTGAGTTCATCTACAGCACATTAGTATTCTGCTGGGTGAAGCTGCCCGTTGAAGCCCTCATGGTACTCCTCCAGGCAGTCTCACCGTAAACTCATTACATCAACAAaaccccctctcctcctcccccttTTTTCTCCCCCTGACCGAGAACTTCCACTGTGTTTAAACCCCCTCAGGAGGAAGGGGTGGTCGTTCAAGAATACTccgctgtgtctgtgtctgagcAGCTGTGGGTAAGACCCGGTGTGAACCAATCATCTGCGTGCTGGACTCGTGTTGTCCAATCACAGCTTTGTGTGGACTTTGTGTGATCACTCCTGCAGTCTGAAATGGTGGCACATGCTGCAGCTTTCGAAGCTTTCTTAACATCTGCTGATTCTGTCTTAAAGGGGCATTAAGTAACTTTGTAGATATGCAGTAATGCAAAGGCTGAATATCATTAGTGTTGCCGTTTGATACATTCTGTACATGTAGTTCAAACTGCTGTAAAATTATATAAATCCTACTTTCAAGATATTGTACcaccaaaaaaatatatatattctatgATGGCTACACATTTTTACAGTTAAAAAACGAACACATTTAGTTGTATAAAGTAAAAAGTAATTGgataagaatacaaataatgttTTAAGCACATTCCTGCTGCTTTTGCATTGCTTTTATggcttaaaaaaatatattcaaCATGGGGCAAAAGCTGTTTCAAAGAATACAATTCAGAAACCCCATGTCTAAAAGACACATAATAagaaagaatacatatatttctGATGTTAAAATGATATATACAGTATTATTTCATTTGTAAGGGCATTTATTGTTGCCAGTAAAGTATTACATTGTTAAAATcatatttaaatgaaagaaTCTGAGGAGGTAAAAATATGTTATGAAACACCGCTATAGATTTGATCTGTAAACATAACACTTTGAGGTCAACTATTACTTAATGTGCCTTTAAGCTTCGAGCTGTGTTTTCACCGCACCAGTAATTTAATATGTGACTTTCTGTGAGCAAGCTGTTCCCGTctcaatttacaaaatacaagagGGGGAAACGGCTTTCGCAGTTTGCTGATTTATCTACTACGCCTAACAGTTAGAATTGAAATGGTATTCAATGCCCTTTAATGATTTGAAGTGCATTTTGGTTTGGGGAAGCATGGTGTTTAACTCACAAGCAATCCATTTTACGTTTGAAAGGCTTTAGTTATTTCTCAGAGATAACAAAATGGTGTTTGTTTGTTCCAAAAAACATATTGAAACTAATCAGAATCCACTTTTTAAGCAAAGTATGTGTACAAACATACGAGTAATTGACATGTTTCTCAGTGTACCAACACAGAAATAGATGAACAGCTAAAAACTGGAAAGATAACAAAGCttttaaaacacacatttaactaTAAAGAACATAAAAGTGGGGGGAAAATATCTAAACTATGAGAAAATAATCGATTAACaccataaaactattttttttgtaCATTATTCATTGCTTTTTACAGACGGATAGCGAGTCGTTTTACATTTCCAGTTTCTTGCCTTCTTCTCCTCCTTTGCATCCCTCCCTTATCCTCCTTCATCTGCATGCTCATCATTTCCTCCTTTGCTTTCCTTTCTTTCACTTTTCCATCTACCTCTACATCCTCAGGAACCTGTCTTCTCTTCCACCTTTTCTCCTACTATATCCCTCGGTCAAAAGTGTCAGTACATTGACCATCATAGTCAGGTAAGGACATACACCTGGCACGCTGCATGCACCGGAGTCTTAAACTGCTGCCTTGTTTGTTTCTCTGATCTCAGTGTATATCCATCACTCCTACGGTAGAATAAAGTACTTCATGTCAGCTAGAAAGGACATGCAGATGGCCCGCTCGAGTGTATGACATCTCCTTATATCTGCTCGGTTTGAGACTGGGACTTCATGAATAATCTCCCCCGAGGGAAGAGGTGTGGAGTCACATGAAGTTAATGTGAAGCTGTGTGAGAGGCGGTGTACTTCTCTGACTCAAAGTGGATCAAGTGGCGTCTGGAAGCTTTTTGATTTGGCTCCACGATCTCGTTTGAAGTTTTAATGCAGCACTTTCACGTGTAGGAAATATCCCTGACGTAAAATGGCCTCGCAGAGTTTATTGCATTGCATGAAAGACGTGCAGCTTTAACATCTTTAATAACTCGATGGTTTTTCTCACTTTAATTGTCTGTGCAGAAGGTGGGAGAGGACATCGAGGCCAAGATGTCCATTGAGGAGAGAAAACAGATGATTTCTGTTCGAGAGGATGCCTGGAAGTCTAAGGGCAAAGGAGCAGCCAACGACTCCACCCAGTACACCGTCGCCTCTCGAATGGTCAAGAAAGGTCAGAGCTCCATCCTGTCTTAACCCATCCACCTTTTGAGGGGTTCACCATTTAGAAGGCTACTGGATACGATTGTTATGCACAAACaagacccccccccacacaacaacacagactataacaccccaccaaccaactatgtgcaatatgtgcaatatatatacagtatacatgccgttaataactgcaatatatacctggctgctaaatcctcagaactgttacaggatgtgtattttgtaaattgtgtaactttttattatattataactttttTACTCTAATACTTTTTTAAGCATGCTTCtacgtaacattaagctgtctttggctcttttctgccgTGACAACGTAAATGTCCCCTCTTTGGGACTAATAAggatattctgattctgaaatacTCTCCTTTTTCTTTGACAAAATAATCATGAtttcttcatttttttaaacaaaaaaagatGCATTTACTGGTATCTTTTCTTATTAAATTAGATATTGTTTAATAATATATATCTggtgtgaatgtgtgtctgCAGGCCTGGCAGCCACGTCCTCAGTTATCAGTCCCATCCTGTCACCGGTCTCCGCCAAACTCAAGAGCAGCGTGCCGGCTGTCAACAAACCACAAGAGGGTGAGACGGATGTCCAAGTCCTTCGTCATTCACGAAACCTCTGCTAAAGAAATCCCAGTTTACCAACAGCTGTGATTTAAACCTGAATCAACTTCATTTTCATTGATGTTTTAGCGACAGGAGTGGACTTGACTTTTAAGCTTATACGATAAGATCTATATGATGTGTTAAAAACATTCAACAAATAACTTGAAAACAGGTTGAAAAagacaaatgaaatgaaaatgtttttgtttaagATAAACAGATCTTGTATGCACCATAAGTAAGATTGATTTATTTTCATTATAGAAATTGAGGCCAGACCAGACATGGAAACGGATAAGAAACTTGACAAGTTGGAGAGCTTCTTGGGACGTCTGAATAGCAAAGGTATGCACTTCTTGCTATTAAGCACCGCACTGTAACTCTTTATACCTGTCCTACTCTATTTggcttgttttatttgtattatcttgGCTCTTTAAACGTGGGGTAGgtagttcacttcagaaacacttttcgttatattccatggaatgctcttaacatcccgatagcaatgaatatctgaaatgctttgacaataaatccataaaaaatgtcatctgtagaagccgtggtactgtaaaaagcacgaccaatcatctgagccggcccggctaaagtaactggatggcctacctgcctgtcagcctcccatctgtgcacaaacttatctcgtgccctcattggtcatgtgcaccttcgtgtgtgttggaggaggggctctgtgaggaagtctgaaggaaggggcagattttttttcggatgcgtattttcaaattcgagcgcactcgagctgctttctccattcttacctagcccacctttaaggtctgtttttaaatgttgcaaTCTATTTTAATGcttataatgtttttttgtaaagcactccctgtgttaaaatgtgctttataaataaac
It contains:
- the LOC139435568 gene encoding uncharacterized protein, with amino-acid sequence MTQKPGREWGAPLAPSSSVSHREALEEEEEVRGRQQGGGAREDGSVKGKQDTGQHPQPRSSDSSLWRAESEPLPSRRAADRGHSQESRERAEGGGRGRGGYLREAAHSSSTQEQERSGGRSQPGISDLSDHPAPLKPLIAKVSSRAVSHVSSSQQQPSLQLFLKPSRSSLLQHPPNLWSPSSRSPHQRSPSHHSTPPKPQSFPQALVKSQSPPPGQREDFDGLSATTLEICCPPQSLESCFLKACPPKQMSIRERVALLKKSGEDDWRNRINKKQEVVQVATTEQQTQLWESEQTSERKEEGVVVQEYSAVSVSEQLWTDSESFYISSFLPSSPPLHPSLILLHLHAHHFLLCFPFFHFSIYLYI